CAAtgaaaatcaaattaaattggTAATTGTAATTATGGAAACATTGTAAATAGTGTTTACTATCTTGCATGGAAATGACTTTGACTTAGAACCTTATTTCAAAGTCAATAACAAATGTATTAAGTGTGTACTGTAATGTCCCTGTTTGTGGGTCATGCCAATTAGTCCACCTTAAAGAAGCACCTGGTGGTGTAATTGTGTCAAACATTCAGGAGTTTTCATGTGTAACGCCACATATAACGTCAAATAAAATCTTCCTTGGTTCATGGATATCTTTGCATAATGTGTACTAATGAATTTGGTATtcttattcttttcattctgcaGGTTACTAAGCTACATGAGGAATTTTTTCTTCCAGGAGAAGTGATAATGGAACCTGGAAATGTGGTAGATCAAGTTTATTTTGTCTGTCATGGTGTACTGGTACGTTTTCAGTTTCTAGATTCACTggtggatccaatttaattaGTTCAGTAAACTTATGTCAGTttgcttttgaattgatttctgggtttgccTACATTGCCTTCATGTTGGTTCATTAAGTCGACCAGTTCCACATAGTGGTAGACTGGCTGCAATCAGTGGTAGGCTAGCTCAGCCTGGTCTCTAGCTAGTTTATGCTTTCATGGATCTTGTCTACTGTTGTAGGGGGCTGGTCTACTATTGATGTACGGAAACGTTAGTGTACTGTAAACATTTCCCTGATTGTTTTACCCCCAaaagtttaatttattttcaagggTTTACCAAACaactaaatttttatttatttatttatttttgttattttaaaaACCTGGCTTTCGAAAACCATCCCCACTGCATCAGCCTTCTTGGGTTTTCCTTCCTCCTTTTAGTTTCTTAAAGATTTCTGCTGATATTATTGAGTTCAACTACTTGCTGCTGACACATAAAAAGACACTTTTTCAGTTTATGCATAAATATAATGTTAGCACACCATAGATTCTAGTTACATGTATAGATTGGTTGGCCTTGGTGATATGAACTTTTAAGAACATGCAATAACTGAGGTATCACGAGTCCTCTGATGTTGCCAGGAGATCACCCCTTTTCGTTTGAAAGTCTCTTTCCTTCTTGCATTTTCCAATATATTTGGATCTTGCATTTTATTTCTCCTAAGAGCCAACATGGAATGTGGTTTGTGATGCTTTCAACAAACGGATGCCTATCTGTAAATCTATAAAATGATTGAAGGAATTCTCTTTCTCAATTTTTAGTGGATTGTATCCTTATCGCTTCAAACTATTTCAATAGTAGATCTAAGACTAAAGATCCTACCATAGCATGGTCACAGCAGTAAAAAGGATAGTATGTAATACTATTTCATTATCTTTTTCTATTgtaatttgatattttgatcacATTGCACAATCATCTGACCTACATGGCCCCTCTGATATGATCAAAGCTATTCTTGTACAGGAGGAGGTGGGTTTAGGCGAAGATGGATCAGAAGAAACAGTTTCGCTTTTGCAACCCAACAGCTCATTTGGACAAGTCTCCATCCTTTGCAACATTCCCCAACCTTATACAGTTAGGGTATGTGAACTGTGCAGGCTTCTGCGACTGGATAAACAATCATTTACAAGTATCCTTGACATATACTTTTATGATGGGCGGAAAATCTTGAACAACCTTCTAGAGGTTTGTTCTCTATATCTaattgacatatatatatatatatatatatatatatatatatatattctgtttTCTGAGTAAAGTTGAGTATATTTGTAGTGGGTGTCAATCatatggctgaaatttttacaggGTAAAGGACCTCATATCAAGCAACTAGAATCAGACATTACTTTCCATATTGGAAAGCAAGAAGCTGAACTTGCTTTGAAGGTGAATAGTGCTGCTTATCATGGAGATCTGCATCAGCTAAAATGTTTGATCCGAGCTGGAGCTGATCCCAACAAGACAGATTATGATGGAAGGTCACCCTTGGTATGAAACGTTTCATGAATTTCAGatgacacacacacatatatacatatagatttaatgtatgtacacacacacacaccccacacacatacatatagaTTTAATATATTTAGCTATTGAATTCCTTCCTAAAGACAGACAAGTAATTGGGGATAGCTGTACTTTTGAACAGACTAGTAAGTACAGAAAACTGAGCCAAAACTGATAGCTGAAAGTTAAATCCTAAAATTTAAGTCCTGAAAAGCAAACTGCAACTTAAAGCATAGACCATGTCAGGAAATGGACTTAAAACAAATTCTCAACATTGAGCACGCTATTGAAAGCACCCACAGTGCGATTATCTGCCCCTGAGGAAATTTAAATAGTCATGTATATTCAATCTTTGTGTGCTGTATTTTTAAACAAATTATTAAGGGTCAATtcaaaattggtaaaaaaaaaaaaaatgaacatatGATCCTGTTATACTAGGCTCAAGCCGGCATGTTCATTTTGCATGAGCTTCATGCTGACAAAGCCATTAGAAGGCTCTAGCATACACCCAATTTGTATGATCAGGATTGTTACTCCTACAGGGAAGTATTTATTCTAGTCAGCTCTAATAGTTGAAGTTCATGATTTTTAAAGTTCTAAACATGGACAAAATTGCTCATCCTAGCAAGAAAAGTCAACAGCTATAGCTTTAGGAGGGATTAAGGACTGTATTTAACAAGACTTGCAAGATGTGGACCTTATAATGTAGTTGTAAAAAACATGTCTATAGATTAAAAAAAGCGGCTAAAGACTTGGGGCCAATTTGCAATTATCTAGAAATATTTACAAGGGAGATGCCTTTTGTCTGAAAGGAGTCTTATTTCTTCTCTACAGCATCTTGCTGCATTACGAGGGCATGAAGATATTACACTTTTCCTTATTCAGGAAGGAGTAGACATCAATATCAATGGTAAATATATGATAAAATATATAATGTTGTTTTCCTTGTATGCTCTTATTTGTAACCCAATAGTTTGATGTGGGTTTGTTTTTCATAGACAATTTTGGGAACACACCCTTACTTGAAGCCATCAAGAATGGTCATGATCGAGTTTCTTCTCTACTTATAAAAGAAGGGGCCTCCTTGAAGATAGAGAATGCTGGTAGTTTTTTATGTTCAGCAATAGCAAAGGGGGATTCAGATTTCCTTAAAAAGTTATTGTCAAATGGCATTGATCCGAACTCCAAGGGTTATGATCAACGGACCCCACTGCATATAGCTGCCTCAGAAGGACTATATTTGATGGCAAAGTTGCTGTTAGAAGCTGGGGCAAACGTTTTCTCAAAGGACAGGTAAACTTCTAATAACCATTTCTTTTCGATGTCAATAGATACATATGTCAACTTTTCTTATGATTAGTATTCTTTTGCAAAATACATAGCTTAACTACACCATTTGAGATTATAATGTTATCTGGATCAGGTTAAGCAACATCATTTTAGCATGTCACTTAATAGTTTCATTCAACTTTTCTTCCCACCCTTGGTTTTTGCATGCATCTGTCTGTGCTTGCTCCATGCCTATCAGAATAAGAAAGAAGGAGGCAGTTATAAACAATATGATATAGTACTGTCTGTGCTTGCTCTATGCCTCCAACAACCTTATGATTGTTTGGTTACCCTGCAGGTGGGGAAACACCCCACTAGATGAAGGTCGGATGTGTGGGAACAAGAATTTGATTAGATTACTGGAAGAAGCAAAGGATGCTCAGTTGTCGGAATTCCCATACCGTGCTCAAGAAATTGCAGGTACTTGAGATAATTCTTTTATAATCTCTTTGCTACATTAAATGGAACCTAGATTAGATTTATTGACCTGGAGGCAAGCCAAACTGCTATCAAAAggttcattttgtttttttatttttttcttcaaaaaggtTTGAAATAACAAGAGCCACAAATCCGAGTCTAATTGCAGTAAGGTGTTACTTTTGTAATCACCAATTCTGAAACCAAGGGGTGCCAATGTGGGATTGAACCATGTCTAGTTTTGGCAAAAGAAGTAATATCTGCAGACGACCTGACTGGATTTAACAGTGGAAATTTTTACCGTCTTACTGGGTCTAGGAAACAAGTCAAGGCATTTTCAGAAGTAGGAGTTTAGGTGAAGTCTTTTTTTCATAATGCCTCCAAGTGCAGTCCCAACTTTAGAATAgtgtttccattttcagttgaACGAGGAAACATATTACAGGATCAGAGCAACTTGCTTCCCTTACTATGAACAACTTAACAATTAGTGCTCAACTTACTTGTCACCGGTCTGTTGATACTAAATTACTGTTGCAACTTGCAGATAAAATGCATCCGAAGAAATGCACAGTGTTTCCATTCCACCCATGGGATAGCAAAGAACACAGAAAACCTGGAATAGTGTTATGGGTCCCTGCCACTATTGAAAAGCTTATCAACACAGCGTCGGAGAAACTAGAATTTGAAGGTGGTATGTGTATATTATCTGAAGATGCAGGTAAAATTCTTGATGTAGGCTTGATAAATGATGGTCAGAAGCTGTATTTAGTCACCGAGACGCATTTGAAATAAACGTTGTGACCATTATTAATTGCCATATAGTCCTCGTACCATCTTTGTCCACAAACAGAACCAACTTGAATTGTAGGAGGGAAAGATTTTAGGCACAACAGGACAACACGAGTTAGTCGGTGAGATGTGATATGTTAGTTATCTAAAAGTCATGTAGAGATCAGGAGCTACATTTCCACTAGTACATGGATGGATGGGTgggaataaaaagaaaaaaggataaCATGTGTTGAATTATAATCGAGGATCGATTAACGACCTGTGTAATATAAACACTATCTTAGGATTTCTGATctacaaagaagaaaaactttCCCTTCCAAGTGGTTGTCTCTTCACTCTACGGACGTAGTGGGCGTCATGAAAGCCGCTGAACCTTGAGTTAAAGTTTTCAATTACACCagatcaacaaaaaaaaaagttttcaattACATTTTCGGTTCCAAATTATGTACCTTCTGATTTTATCGTGCCGTTAAAAGAATAGATGGaattatttctatataaaaaaaatagatgGAATTTTTTTGCCTcgacaaaaagaaaacaacgataaataaaaatgtctgtGATGACTGTGTCGAGCCCTTTAATAAAATTACGTGTTGGCtaagcaaaataaaaaataaaaattctaagCTATAACCTTACCATTGCATAAATATTGGCAATCACATGAATATTGGTAATcacataaaaataaaaggaattaaaGGAAATTATCATTTTCCTGTCAAAAACAAAATTTGAGCAACTATGTTAGCATTTTCATGTACAATTTGCATTGCACAACTGAAAgggtaaacaaataaaaatataccAATCCTCTGCAAACTGTGAACTGGCGAGTCAACCCAAACTGCACTAGAAGCAAATTCAGGAGCTTTGACCAACAGTGAGAACAGATTTCTGGGTAGAAGTCATCTAGTCAAGCCATGCCTTGAATGTAGACAATCATCTATCATATCTCAAATGACTCACCGTAGCATAAATCTGCAGTTGTACGGGCTTGAACTAGTTTTGCCATGAGTTCCAGGCATAATAGCAGTACCTGAAGTATCTGCCAGGTGACATGATGAGAAAACAACGCAATAAAGTTCCATACAGTTTCATTTATGCAAGTAGGGCTAAGAAGAAAGAAGCTGGTTATAGTACCAATAAACAAGATGTTCCTCGCGACTATCATAATGACATGAGAAAAACCAAATAGTCATAATGCTTGACAGTTGCACTTGATTTGAAAGGCTGAAGTATATGACTCCACTTATAATAAAATAAGAAACATTTTTCAAACACTGATTTCAGAATAATAAAGTGACTGTCTTTGCTTAGGAgagtgattcttctttttcttttggttaaatTTTGTTTTCAGAAATTTAGTTAACTGCATGTTGAAGGCATAGTACCACcaggtaaaaagaaaataaaataaaaatatatagccATAGAAGTGCATGGAAACAGAATGACCCCATACATGCCATGAGCAGAAGTTCATCTAGCTAGGACCAGAAGAGGAGTGACTCTTTCTCCTGGATTTCCTGTTCTTCGCCTTTACAGCATCCTTTAGGGTTTTCTCTCCATTTGCTCGTTCGGCAGATTCAGCTTCCCTAAGGGGTGAAGTCTTTGGATTGTTATTTTCAGGAGCATCCTCTGGCTTGGCTTCACTTCTTGTTTCCTCACCTTTTGAGTCCTTTTGTTTCTCAATAGGCATTTGCATACCTGCATATGTACATGACATGAGCTCATCTGTGAATGCATGCATGAGTGAATAATAGTTTTCTCCGCTACCTCGttatgacacacacacacacacggacgGTATGCTGCAAGGGTATTTGACATATGATACTTTGTTACgaaaatattattttaatatGCTCACTACAAATAAATTTCTTCCGTAATAATATGTCGGTCATTTGAGATTATGCAATTTTCCATGACTGACACATTAGCACCAGAATGTTGTCATCATGGTATTTGTGGAGGGCACACAGTGCTTCACCATCCCATTCCATATAGAGTTGATTCTTACATCACCCCGTCATATGAATGCAAAACTTAACGCATTTTGACAAACTATGTGTTACTTACCCATGCATTTTCTTTTATCTATGAGAGACAGCACTTTAAATGAcacaaaaaagagaaaataaaataggacAAGGTATACACTGAAATATGTAACAAACtttaaccataaaaaaaaatagatgaaGTATTTAAGGGACAGAAATAAAACACAGAACACAGGAAACTGAAATACAGCAGCTTAGTAATAACTATCTCTAATTTCTGAAGAAACTGATGCCCTAAGCAATGCAACTATCCAATTCCATCCCAAAAGTGATCTATCTTCTTCCCTGTAGCTCCACAAAGATAAATCCCATTCCATTTCATCCACTCCACCCAAAAGATTGCCAAGACAGCACATCCGCCCAGCACCATTACCGTCTTCCTTCCTCCAAGAAACCAACTCTCACATGATAAGGGAACATGAACATTTTAATACACATTAGACTCCACAACAATTTCTGCCACAACATGGCCTTTTACACATCACACACCATTTTGGTGAGAGACACCAAGAAGACCGTCTCCTCTGAACCAAATGACAGATATTCATCCTCCCATCAACAATAGTTAAAGCTAGCGCTTTACCTTAAGAGGCACTTACCCATACAATGATCATCTATTATTTCAAAACAGAGGAACCTTCTACCTGTACTGTTCAATCCGGCAACCTGAATTTCACATTCTTTTTAATACCAAAACTTACAATCTTTAGAGGACAGGAACTCTAGTAAAGAGCTAGGGCACGAATATGGCCTTTTACACTTCCCACACTATTCCTACTAATCGTAATTGTCAAAGCTGTGCGGTTACACTATTTTCCCAACAATAACAGTCAGATAGGAAAATAATTTACTTTCTGATTATGTTAGTAAACTAATACCACAGCAAGTCATGagaccattttttttctttttggcttcTGAAATTCGACATTCAGGATATCGCAGAGATATATCTGGGGGTGTGGGAAGGACCAGACCAAGAGAaattctctcttcctttttttttggctatATTAACCAGACATGCAATGCACAATGTTAAGAGTTAACTCAGACATGAAATCTATCCACTTTTCACAAGGACgagcaccaaaatgagcaagATATAATTTAAATTATTCATAAAAGTTATTGAACATAATAGTCAAAAGAATCAGCAGAACGTAAATCATCAGTTCAGTTACTCTTATCAATGATGTAAAATATGTACCTTGGGAAGCTAGAGAAGCTTTCAAGGAATCTGAATCAACACCCACAGAGTAAGGATCCCTGAGATAAAGGGAAACGAATACGTGTTAGAAAGATGTGTGATAAATCAGTACTAAGATACAgaactccatctctctctctctctctctcaatggcATGGTTCAATAATATATTCACCGAATTTATCTTATATAAATGTTCAATATAATCCAAGTAGAGTATCCACATTTGACTTTCAGAACTCTAAGAACAGACAATTTCTAAACCTATGAAAGGTTTAATAATATCACACACGGTAAATTGCTCATCATATTATAAAAACAAGAAATGATTTAGTTCATTGGCTTGACCTCATGCGacaattttaattattaattatgaGTAGTTCTACAGAGATACATGAAATAAAGAATCCCATTCTTTTAAGACAAATGAAACCCAAGGGTTAATATAGAGATATCCAGCCCAACAGGTATTAATTATGAGGCTTCTTTATCCCAAGTACTGGTCTCGACTGGAGAACCTAGCATATACCCAAGTGCAGGCAGCTATCTCCAGGCTCTATTTCTTGTTTCAAAATAGAGTTATTCCTAGACTCTAATTATTATCCCATATTTCAAAGTTTATTGCTCTAGAAAAGAAATCATTAAATATCAGACCTTGGCTTTCATTACACTTTACACTTCTATTACAACATAGATTGTATACTTAAATGTTAACTTTTGACCTCTTTGGGATCAGAAATAAGTCTGCCCTGATGAAGATGAATAATAAGTCATCCACTTCTTCTACTTCAAGAAAAATGGATTGCTATTAAATTTGCTATTTTTGTTCTTCTAAGGTAATAAGTGAACAATCTAAAtccttaataaataaataaaattaaaattaaaaaaaaattaagaagaagaagaggagcaaAAAGTATGCCAGTATACAGACACGAACACTAGCAAACGGACTGAAGAATGCCCTCAATTACTGATGGTCAGGGAAAGATACTGAGAAGCACGGTCCTAAAGAACCATACCAACTTGAGGGGCCTCCAATGAAATTCTTTGTATCCTCATTACTCCTGTTAGTTTGCGTTTTGTCTGACAATTTAGTTTCACTTTCAACATCCCTGCTTTGCTTGGCAATGCCTTCCTCACACTCCTGCTTTATTCTCTGCACATGATGCCCTGAAAATTCATCAACTCTCATCTGGTCAACAGAGGAGTTCTGTTTCAGCCCTATGTCAGAAGCACCTCTATCTACATCCCTGGGAGTAGAATGACGCTTGATCTTCAGTAATGCTCTTTTTGTGTTATATGAATCAACCTACATTTCAGACCACAagataaagaaagagaaaatagaaTCAACCTACTTTCAGatcacaaggaaaaaaaaaaaaatcgaccTATGTTTTATTTCTTGTATAAAGAATAAGAATGCAGCCGAAACATGATAAGACTGACTAACACAACCAATTAATGCTTTTCCACATGAACTAAGATATGAGCTTTATATCCAGTGGTGTGTGAGAtccaaaccaaaacaaaacgaCTAATCCAATCCAAATTCAATTGGATCTTATATTGGATTGGATGCTAATTTTGAAAATCCAATTGAACTGTATTCGACATGTTTTGCTGACTTTGCTTTGTTCATTATTTTCTACATATTGTAAGGAGTTATCAATCTTCTGTAAACCTTATGGTTGAGGCAAAGAAAATATGAATGTTACGTTTGATTGAACTAAAACATGACAAATCCAATTATAATTGAACTGGATACAGATCCTTGAAAAATAGGTAGCTTGGGGCTGATGCACACCCCTACTTATATCCAAATGTCCGATTCAAACACACTATTTTGTATATTCAGACTTTTTTGACAGACCTTGCCAAAAACTATTAAGGACAAAGGGCAATGATATGTTATTAAGAGAAACTAGTCTGGCATTttccttcaaggcttcaactGTCAAACAGATTTGGGATACAAATTCATCATACTTCTAGAACAATATTTGAAAGGTTACCATCTGTTTCAGGCGAAAAGGGAGCtcaattacaaaaattctaTTTCAAAAAGGCTGATACCTCACCTCTTTCTTTATCATATCTGAGATGGCACCAGCCTTGGCAGCAGCAATTCGCAAACATTGCATTATAACACCCTGCAAGATGGCCTCCCCTCCAGCCTTCTGAATGGCACAAACATCACCATTAGAATTAAGTGTAGCGGTCATTCGTCCCCCCATAACAGCCTCTTCATGGTGGGTTGGATCTATAACCTATGAAGCATCAAAATCAAGTTAGACAGAGAATTCACCGTTGCAGCTAAGCAGTGCACAAATATACATTACTTAGACATACAAAActgcttatttttttattggtgtAACAGATGAATTGCTTACCACACTGCTCTCATAACTGAAGAATGCAAACGTTACTGCAATAGGGAGATGATGTACTATTAGATGAAGTGGCTCTCTCTCCTGTCAATACAATGCACAC
Above is a genomic segment from Rosa chinensis cultivar Old Blush chromosome 3, RchiOBHm-V2, whole genome shotgun sequence containing:
- the LOC112192098 gene encoding potassium channel SKOR isoform X3, with translation MRKKLVHGLIYIKLWYRVWTKVILVWAIYSSFFTPFEFGFFRGLEERLFILDIVGQVAFLVDIILHFFLAYRDSQTYRMVHKRNLIALRYLKSSFIVDLLGCMPWDNIYKACGRREEVRYLLWIRLSRVRKVTKFFRDLEKDIRISYEFTRIAKLLVVELYCTHTAACIFYYLATTLPPVEEGYTWIGSLKLGDYSYSNFRDIDLWKRYTTSLYFAIVTMATVGYGDIHAVNLREMIFIMAYVSFDMVLGAYLIGNMTALIVKGSKTEKFRDKMTDLIKYMNRNRLGKDIRNQIKGHLRLQYESSYTEAAVLQDIPASIRAKISQTLYFPNIVNVPLFKGCSTEFINQIVTKLHEEFFLPGEVIMEPGNVVDQVYFVCHGVLEEVGLGEDGSEETVSLLQPNSSFGQVSILCNIPQPYTVRVCELCRLLRLDKQSFTSILDIYFYDGRKILNNLLEGKGPHIKQLESDITFHIGKQEAELALKVNSAAYHGDLHQLKCLIRAGADPNKTDYDGRSPLHLAALRGHEDITLFLIQEGVDININDNFGNTPLLEAIKNGHDRVSSLLIKEGASLKIENAGSFLCSAIAKGDSDFLKKLLSNGIDPNSKGYDQRTPLHIAASEGLYLMAKLLLEAGANVFSKDRWGNTPLDEGRMCGNKNLIRLLEEAKDAQLSEFPYRAQEIADKMHPKKCTVFPFHPWDSKEHRKPGIVLWVPATIEKLINTASEKLEFEGGMCILSEDAGKILDVGLINDGQKLYLVTETHLK
- the LOC112192099 gene encoding exosome complex component RRP45A; amino-acid sequence: MEQRMANTWRMTVNEKKFIETALESGLRIDGRRPFDYRKLEIKFGKDEGSAEVHLGQTHVMAFVTAQLVQPYRDRPNDGTLSIFTEFSPMADPSFEPGRPGESAVELGRVIDRGLRESRAVDTESLCILSGKLVWAIRVDLHILDNGGNLIDAANIAALAGLLTFRRPECSLGGENGQEVIIHPPEEREPLHLIVHHLPIAVTFAFFSYESSVVIDPTHHEEAVMGGRMTATLNSNGDVCAIQKAGGEAILQGVIMQCLRIAAAKAGAISDMIKKEVDSYNTKRALLKIKRHSTPRDVDRGASDIGLKQNSSVDQMRVDEFSGHHVQRIKQECEEGIAKQSRDVESETKLSDKTQTNRSNEDTKNFIGGPSSWDPYSVGVDSDSLKASLASQGMQMPIEKQKDSKGEETRSEAKPEDAPENNNPKTSPLREAESAERANGEKTLKDAVKAKNRKSRRKSHSSSGPS
- the LOC112192098 gene encoding potassium channel SKOR isoform X4, translated to MVHKRNLIALRYLKSSFIVDLLGCMPWDNIYKACGRREEVRYLLWIRLSRVRKVTKFFRDLEKDIRISYEFTRIAKLLVVELYCTHTAACIFYYLATTLPPVEEGYTWIGSLKLGDYSYSNFRDIDLWKRYTTSLYFAIVTMATVGYGDIHAVNLREMIFIMAYVSFDMVLGAYLIGNMTALIVKGSKTEKFRDKMTDLIKYMNRNRLGKDIRNQIKGHLRLQYESSYTEAAVLQDIPASIRAKISQTLYFPNIVNVPLFKGCSTEFINQIVTKLHEEFFLPGEVIMEPGNVVDQVYFVCHGVLEEVGLGEDGSEETVSLLQPNSSFGQVSILCNIPQPYTVRVCELCRLLRLDKQSFTSILDIYFYDGRKILNNLLEGKGPHIKQLESDITFHIGKQEAELALKVNSAAYHGDLHQLKCLIRAGADPNKTDYDGRSPLHLAALRGHEDITLFLIQEGVDININDNFGNTPLLEAIKNGHDRVSSLLIKEGASLKIENAGSFLCSAIAKGDSDFLKKLLSNGIDPNSKGYDQRTPLHIAASEGLYLMAKLLLEAGANVFSKDRWGNTPLDEGRMCGNKNLIRLLEEAKDAQLSEFPYRAQEIADKMHPKKCTVFPFHPWDSKEHRKPGIVLWVPATIEKLINTASEKLEFEGGMCILSEDAGKILDVGLINDGQKLYLVTETHLK